The proteins below come from a single bacterium genomic window:
- a CDS encoding ABC transporter permease, with translation MDNITVIKPRIILPISAKIVGLIDYAVAFVIVFGLMAYYRVAPTLYLLLTPIILFFTMMLASGIGFWLSAINVKYRDVRHAIPFFIQLLIFVTPVIYPVSLAGKYKWLLTLNPMSEFIEAHRAAKSIMGIKTYLEVDNGIS, from the coding sequence ATGGATAACATCACTGTAATAAAGCCAAGAATAATACTTCCCATATCAGCAAAAATTGTGGGTCTCATTGATTATGCTGTTGCATTTGTTATTGTATTTGGGTTGATGGCTTATTATAGGGTCGCCCCTACTCTTTATTTACTTCTTACTCCAATTATATTGTTCTTCACTATGATGCTTGCATCTGGAATTGGGTTCTGGCTCTCAGCAATAAATGTGAAGTACAGGGATGTCAGGCATGCCATTCCATTCTTTATACAACTGCTTATATTTGTGACCCCCGTTATATATCCCGTTTCTTTAGCAGGAAAATATAAATGGCTGCTTACGCTTAATCCAATGTCAGAATTTATTGAGGCGCACAGGGCAGCGAAAAGTATAATGGGGATAAAAACTTATCTGGAGGTTGATAATGGTATTTCTTAA